From the genome of Halorussus caseinilyticus, one region includes:
- a CDS encoding 2,3,4,5-tetrahydropyridine-2,6-dicarboxylate N-succinyltransferase has translation MSLESDIEDLWHRYDDGDLSADSASREELDALEDFLDALETGEVRAAEKRDGAWQSNEWVKRGILLNFGLREISGREYGDVTYHDVLPLRETGDLPTRGTRNTPDGTVLRRGAYVGSDCILMSPSFVNVGAHVGDGTLVDSCDTVGSCAQIGADVKLGANTLVGGVLEPVEDAPVVVEDGASLGAGCRVTSGFVVGENSVVAENTLLTPRIPVYDLVEEEVVYGHLPPERRAFTRFVESSVGDHDLFEGGAYKPAVVAMDVEETTLEGVEREEALRE, from the coding sequence ATGAGTCTGGAATCCGACATCGAAGACCTGTGGCACCGATACGACGACGGCGACCTCTCGGCCGACTCTGCAAGCCGCGAGGAACTCGACGCGCTCGAGGACTTCCTCGACGCACTCGAAACCGGCGAGGTCCGGGCGGCCGAGAAGCGAGACGGCGCGTGGCAGTCCAACGAGTGGGTCAAGCGGGGCATCCTGCTGAACTTCGGCCTGCGCGAGATTTCGGGGCGGGAGTACGGCGACGTGACCTACCACGACGTGTTACCCCTGCGCGAGACCGGTGACTTGCCGACTCGCGGCACCCGCAACACTCCCGACGGGACGGTCCTGCGGCGCGGGGCCTACGTCGGCAGTGATTGCATCCTGATGAGTCCGAGTTTCGTCAACGTCGGCGCGCACGTCGGCGACGGAACCCTCGTGGACTCCTGTGACACCGTGGGGTCGTGCGCCCAAATCGGCGCGGACGTGAAGTTGGGCGCGAACACCCTCGTCGGCGGCGTCCTCGAACCGGTCGAAGACGCGCCGGTCGTCGTAGAAGACGGGGCCTCGCTCGGCGCGGGGTGTCGCGTCACCTCGGGGTTCGTCGTGGGCGAGAACTCCGTGGTCGCCGAGAACACCCTTCTCACGCCCCGGATTCCGGTCTACGACCTCGTAGAGGAGGAAGTCGTCTACGGCCACCTCCCGCCAGAGCGCCGGGCGTTCACCCGGTTCGTGGAGTCGTCGGTCGGCGACCACGACCTGTTCGAGGGCGGGGCCTACAAGCCCGCGGTCGTGGCGATGGACGTGGAGGAGACCACCCTCGAAGGCGTCGAACGCGAGGAGGCCCTGCGAGAATGA
- the lysA gene encoding diaminopimelate decarboxylase: MNATKTRNPPIRRLDDWSADRLRDVADEYGTPVYALDLTRVRENYRRMAEAFPDADVYYAAKANTARPVVRALADEGAGVECASAGELARTLDAGVEGSRVHYTAVNPPARDLDVAVGLADEHPDLTITAGAADTLDRLAERGYDGRVCLRVNPGVGAGHHEKVATGADAKFGVPYDRAGDLSEDAAGDFEVVGLHAHAGSGISGEDLSAHRELVSRMGELAREVADRGVDLDFVDVGGGFGVPYRPDDDPLDVQAVAEATREALGEVEATLAVEPGRYLVADAGVLLTEVNTVKEVPEGVAVGVSAGMTALARPAIYDAHHELRSLAPDAESRPVREVSVAGPVCESADTFGDHWLPDPERGDLLAVGNAGAYGYEMASQYNSRPRPASVVLEDDSARVARRRETIADVTAVEPEDEP; the protein is encoded by the coding sequence ATGAACGCCACGAAGACCCGTAACCCGCCGATTCGACGCCTCGACGACTGGTCGGCCGACCGACTCCGGGACGTGGCCGACGAGTACGGGACGCCGGTGTACGCCCTCGATTTGACCCGCGTTCGGGAGAACTACCGCCGGATGGCCGAGGCGTTCCCCGACGCCGACGTGTACTACGCCGCGAAAGCCAACACCGCCCGGCCGGTCGTGCGCGCGCTCGCGGACGAGGGCGCGGGCGTCGAGTGTGCGTCTGCGGGTGAACTCGCGCGAACCCTCGACGCGGGCGTCGAGGGTTCGCGCGTCCACTACACCGCGGTCAACCCGCCAGCGCGCGATTTGGACGTGGCGGTCGGACTCGCCGACGAACACCCGGACCTGACGATTACGGCGGGCGCGGCCGACACCCTCGACAGACTCGCCGAACGCGGGTACGACGGCCGGGTGTGCCTGCGAGTCAATCCCGGCGTGGGCGCGGGCCACCACGAAAAGGTGGCGACCGGCGCGGACGCCAAGTTCGGCGTGCCCTACGACCGGGCGGGCGACCTGTCTGAGGACGCCGCGGGCGACTTCGAGGTGGTCGGTCTCCACGCCCACGCCGGAAGCGGCATCTCGGGCGAGGACCTCTCGGCCCACCGGGAACTCGTCTCGCGGATGGGCGAGTTGGCGCGCGAAGTCGCCGACCGCGGCGTGGACCTCGACTTCGTGGACGTGGGCGGTGGCTTCGGGGTCCCCTACCGGCCGGACGACGACCCCCTCGACGTGCAAGCGGTCGCCGAGGCGACCCGCGAGGCGTTGGGCGAGGTCGAGGCGACCCTCGCGGTCGAACCCGGCCGCTACCTCGTCGCCGACGCCGGGGTCCTGCTGACCGAGGTCAACACGGTCAAGGAAGTTCCGGAGGGCGTCGCGGTCGGCGTCAGCGCGGGAATGACCGCCCTCGCCCGGCCCGCAATCTACGACGCCCACCACGAACTCCGGAGTCTGGCCCCCGACGCCGAGAGTCGCCCGGTCCGCGAGGTGTCGGTCGCCGGGCCGGTGTGCGAGAGCGCCGACACCTTCGGCGACCACTGGTTGCCCGACCCCGAGCGCGGCGACCTGCTGGCGGTCGGCAACGCCGGGGCCTACGGCTACGAGATGGCGAGTCAGTACAACTCCCGCCCGCGTCCGGCGTCGGTCGTCCTCGAAGACGACTCGGCGCGCGTGGCGCGACGGCGCGAGACGATTGCGGACGTGACGGCGGTCGAACCGGAGGACGAACCATGA
- the dapF gene encoding diaminopimelate epimerase, whose product MSIEYEKFHGSGNDFVVVDASEYVPDRRAFAREVCDRGDGVSTDGGEATGATRESVGADGTLFLALEDQFSPPRAVMTLVQPDGSTAEMCGNGARCAAKWAAERTGADEIMLDTQAGTRRAEVRDDGVTIEMGEPSFAPGCVPLASDYDEPLVQESVAGIEVTAVNTGVPHAVAFVEDVAEVDLEAVAPEIRHADAFPEGANVTFASPRSEREGDGGFDQRTFERGVEGETRACGTGAVAIAVVARRLGRLDADDVAVFPPGGRLDVSYQGGRATLTGPAEREFEGEVASTPGPRQVREA is encoded by the coding sequence ATGAGCATCGAGTACGAGAAGTTTCACGGCAGTGGCAACGATTTCGTAGTAGTAGACGCGAGCGAGTACGTTCCCGACAGGCGGGCGTTCGCTCGGGAAGTGTGCGACCGGGGCGACGGGGTGAGTACCGACGGCGGCGAAGCGACCGGCGCGACCCGCGAGTCGGTCGGGGCCGACGGGACGCTGTTTCTGGCGCTCGAAGACCAGTTCTCGCCGCCGCGTGCGGTGATGACGCTGGTCCAACCCGACGGTTCGACCGCGGAGATGTGCGGTAACGGCGCTCGGTGCGCCGCGAAGTGGGCCGCCGAGCGGACCGGCGCGGACGAAATCATGCTCGACACGCAGGCGGGCACGCGCCGGGCGGAAGTCCGCGACGACGGCGTGACCATCGAGATGGGCGAACCGTCGTTCGCGCCGGGGTGCGTGCCCCTCGCGTCCGACTACGACGAACCGCTGGTACAGGAGTCGGTCGCGGGTATCGAAGTGACCGCGGTGAACACCGGCGTCCCCCACGCCGTCGCGTTCGTCGAGGACGTGGCCGAGGTGGACCTCGAAGCGGTCGCTCCCGAAATTCGGCACGCCGACGCCTTCCCCGAGGGCGCGAACGTCACGTTCGCGTCCCCTCGGAGCGAGCGAGAGGGCGACGGAGGCTTCGACCAGCGGACCTTCGAGCGCGGCGTCGAGGGCGAGACCCGAGCGTGCGGCACCGGAGCGGTCGCAATCGCGGTGGTCGCGCGACGACTCGGCCGACTCGACGCTGACGACGTGGCGGTCTTCCCCCCGGGCGGCCGACTCGACGTGTCGTACCAAGGCGGCCGGGCGACCCTGACGGGTCCGGCCGAACGCGAGTTCGAGGGCGAGGTGGCTTCGACACCCGGACCTCGACAGGTCCGCGAGGCATGA
- a CDS encoding M20 family metallopeptidase — MSFDPIDFLERAVRTPSHEDVTAMRDLLVETLESADADVSVSVDDAGNTLAVRESGREGPHVVLNTHIDTVPPHVSFSREGRGTDDDTIRGRGSCDAKGPLAAMLAAFLGARVERGRVTLAVTPDEETNSTGAAALDFDPEPDAVIVGEPTELDVCNAAKGRFQATVTVRGANAHAAEPQAGVNAVRAAGDLLAALDSFDDRADRPESSDALGAATLTPTTIEGGTATNQVPATCSFVVDRRSVPPESAEGFRSALEDHLQARVSTERPVEVSVALADRTTPFLAAFETPTDSRLVETLRAASDGAVRPFGAATEASYFAEVAPTVVFGPGSLADDEGAVAHAPREYVRTADVTRAADAIETALADLLE; from the coding sequence ATGAGCTTCGACCCCATCGACTTCCTCGAACGCGCGGTCCGGACTCCCTCCCACGAGGACGTGACCGCGATGCGCGACCTGTTGGTCGAGACGCTCGAAAGCGCGGACGCCGACGTGTCGGTGTCGGTGGACGACGCCGGGAACACGCTGGCAGTGCGCGAGTCGGGCCGCGAGGGACCCCACGTCGTCCTGAACACCCACATCGACACCGTGCCGCCCCACGTCTCCTTCTCGCGGGAGGGCCGCGGGACCGACGACGACACCATCCGCGGCCGGGGGTCCTGCGACGCGAAGGGACCGCTGGCGGCGATGCTCGCGGCGTTTCTCGGCGCGCGGGTCGAACGCGGCCGGGTGACGCTCGCGGTCACGCCCGACGAGGAGACGAACTCGACGGGGGCCGCGGCGCTCGACTTCGACCCCGAACCCGACGCGGTTATCGTGGGCGAACCCACGGAACTCGACGTGTGCAACGCCGCCAAGGGTCGGTTTCAGGCCACGGTCACAGTACGGGGCGCGAACGCTCACGCCGCCGAACCGCAGGCGGGGGTCAACGCGGTCCGGGCGGCCGGGGACCTGCTCGCGGCGCTCGACTCGTTCGACGACCGGGCGGACCGCCCGGAGTCGAGCGATGCGCTCGGGGCGGCCACGCTGACGCCGACGACCATCGAGGGCGGCACCGCCACGAATCAGGTGCCCGCGACGTGTTCGTTCGTCGTGGACCGCCGGAGCGTCCCGCCGGAGTCCGCCGAGGGCTTCCGGTCGGCGCTGGAGGACCATCTCCAAGCCCGCGTCTCGACCGAGCGACCCGTCGAGGTGTCGGTGGCGCTGGCCGACCGGACGACGCCGTTTCTGGCGGCGTTCGAGACGCCGACCGACTCCCGACTGGTCGAGACGCTCCGGGCGGCCAGCGACGGGGCGGTCCGACCGTTCGGTGCCGCGACCGAGGCGTCGTACTTCGCGGAGGTGGCCCCGACGGTGGTGTTCGGGCCGGGGTCGCTGGCCGACGACGAGGGCGCGGTGGCCCACGCGCCGCGCGAGTACGTTCGCACCGCGGACGTGACTCGCGCGGCCGACGCCATCGAGACGGCGCTGGCGGACCTTCTAGAGTAA
- the purB gene encoding adenylosuccinate lyase, with product MNSLYAVSPLDGRYAGRTEPLREYASEAALMRARVQVEVEYLLALADLDATPLELGDGERDALRALYEEFDAEDAELVKRIETEGYRDYAATNHDVKAVEYFVRENLPESAQAASSWIHFALTSEDVNNLAYRLLVNGAVEDVLLPELREVRGALADLAREYADVPMLARTHGQPATPTTFGKEMAVFASRLGRAIGRVKDARDGLQGKLAGASGTYAAHVAAYPDVDWRAFAREFVSDLGLEQAPLTTQVNPCDDLAELFDALRGANNVLLDLDRDAWRYVSDRYLGQEATEGETGSSTMPHKVNPIDFENSEGNLSKANADLVFLGDYVTSSRLQRDLSDSTVKRNVGAAFAYCLLGYVKLRAGLGKVVPNEQVMRDDLDATPEIIGEAVQTILRREGHDDAYERVKDLTRGRRVTLEDFRDLFADLDVDERTREELLALTPAGYTGVAGGMVDALDDE from the coding sequence ATGAACTCCCTCTACGCCGTCTCGCCGCTCGACGGACGGTACGCCGGTCGAACCGAACCCCTGCGCGAGTACGCGAGCGAGGCCGCGCTCATGCGCGCCCGCGTGCAGGTCGAAGTAGAGTACCTGCTCGCGCTGGCGGACCTCGACGCGACCCCGCTGGAACTGGGCGACGGCGAGCGCGACGCTCTCCGGGCGCTCTACGAGGAGTTCGACGCCGAGGACGCCGAACTCGTCAAGCGAATCGAGACCGAGGGGTACCGCGACTACGCCGCGACCAACCACGACGTGAAAGCCGTCGAGTACTTCGTGCGCGAGAACCTGCCCGAGAGCGCACAGGCGGCCTCGTCGTGGATTCACTTCGCGCTGACCAGCGAGGACGTGAACAACCTCGCCTACCGACTGCTGGTGAACGGCGCGGTCGAAGACGTGCTTCTGCCGGAACTCCGCGAGGTCCGGGGCGCGCTCGCGGACCTCGCCCGCGAGTACGCGGACGTGCCCATGCTCGCGCGCACCCACGGCCAACCGGCGACCCCCACGACCTTCGGCAAGGAGATGGCCGTCTTCGCCTCCCGACTCGGCCGCGCGATTGGCCGGGTCAAGGACGCCCGCGACGGACTACAGGGCAAGTTGGCGGGCGCGTCGGGCACCTACGCCGCCCACGTCGCGGCCTACCCCGACGTAGACTGGCGAGCGTTCGCCCGCGAGTTCGTGTCGGACCTCGGTCTCGAACAGGCCCCGCTGACCACGCAGGTCAACCCCTGCGACGACCTCGCGGAACTGTTCGACGCCCTGCGCGGCGCGAACAACGTCCTGCTGGACTTGGACCGGGACGCGTGGCGCTACGTCAGCGACCGGTATCTGGGGCAGGAAGCCACCGAGGGCGAGACGGGTTCGTCCACGATGCCACACAAGGTCAACCCCATCGACTTCGAGAACAGCGAGGGCAACCTCTCGAAGGCGAACGCCGACCTCGTGTTTCTGGGCGACTACGTGACCTCCTCGCGCCTCCAGCGGGACCTCTCGGACTCCACCGTCAAGCGAAACGTCGGCGCGGCGTTCGCCTACTGTCTGCTCGGGTACGTCAAGCTACGGGCCGGACTCGGCAAGGTGGTGCCCAACGAGCAGGTCATGCGCGACGACCTCGACGCGACCCCCGAAATCATCGGCGAGGCGGTCCAGACCATCCTCCGGCGGGAGGGCCACGACGACGCCTACGAGCGAGTCAAGGACCTGACGCGGGGTCGGCGCGTGACCTTGGAGGACTTCCGTGACCTCTTCGCGGACTTGGACGTTGACGAGAGGACCCGCGAGGAACTGCTGGCCCTGACGCCCGCCGGGTACACGGGCGTCGCGGGCGGGATGGTGGACGCGCTGGACGACGAGTAG
- the purH gene encoding bifunctional phosphoribosylaminoimidazolecarboxamide formyltransferase/IMP cyclohydrolase — MTRIAGLASNRGRNLMHMADRSPGGAELGVVLTNDADAPVLESARKRGIPTEVVERDEGESRRDHEQRVVAALAEYDFDLVCLDGYMRILSETFLAETPTTLNVHPSLLPSFPGVDAHRQVLDAGVKTTGCTVHVVTDATDEAGEVVESEVDAGPVVTQEPIPVYDGDDESDLKERVLYEGEFKAYPRAVRWFAEGRVEVADDRSEVRVSGDEGGEFPARRVETADRAADLRYGENPHQGAALYGDATCEEASVVDASQLNEGAKGMGYNNYNDADAALNLVKEFDRPAAAVIKHTNPAGCATAETLAEAYDRALATDPKSAFGGIVALNRECDETTAEQVIDSFKEVVVAPGYTDAALDTLFEKDNLRVLDVGDEESFGEISETTTEKDLVGGRLVQERDLQAPTRDELEVVTQNEPTDDQYESLLFAWQTIKHVKSNAILFADGTETVGVGAGQVSRVDAVEIAKMKAGKDAEGKSAEGAVMASDAFFPFPDAIEAAAEAGIEAVIQPGGSVNDDDVIEAADEHGIAMVFTGSRCFRHD; from the coding sequence ATGACTCGAATCGCGGGACTCGCCAGCAATCGCGGACGGAACCTGATGCACATGGCCGACCGGTCGCCCGGCGGCGCAGAACTCGGCGTGGTGCTGACCAACGACGCCGACGCGCCCGTACTGGAGAGCGCCCGGAAGCGCGGTATCCCGACGGAAGTCGTGGAACGCGACGAGGGCGAGAGCCGACGAGACCACGAACAGCGAGTCGTCGCGGCCCTCGCGGAGTACGACTTCGACCTCGTGTGTCTCGACGGCTACATGCGCATCCTCTCTGAGACGTTCCTCGCCGAGACGCCGACGACGCTGAACGTCCACCCCTCGCTGTTGCCGTCGTTCCCCGGCGTGGACGCCCACCGGCAGGTGCTGGACGCGGGCGTGAAGACCACGGGTTGCACGGTCCACGTCGTCACCGACGCCACCGACGAGGCGGGCGAGGTCGTAGAGAGCGAGGTGGACGCCGGACCGGTCGTGACCCAAGAGCCGATTCCGGTCTACGACGGCGACGACGAGAGCGACCTGAAAGAGCGCGTCCTCTACGAGGGCGAATTCAAAGCCTACCCGCGCGCAGTCCGGTGGTTCGCCGAGGGTCGCGTCGAGGTGGCCGACGACCGGAGCGAGGTCCGCGTCTCGGGCGACGAGGGCGGCGAGTTCCCGGCCCGGCGAGTCGAGACGGCCGACCGCGCGGCCGACCTCCGGTACGGCGAGAACCCCCATCAGGGCGCCGCGCTCTACGGTGACGCGACCTGCGAGGAGGCCAGCGTCGTGGACGCCTCGCAGTTGAACGAGGGCGCGAAGGGGATGGGCTACAACAACTACAACGACGCCGACGCCGCGCTGAATCTGGTCAAGGAGTTCGACCGCCCGGCCGCGGCGGTCATCAAGCACACCAACCCGGCGGGATGCGCCACGGCCGAGACGCTGGCGGAGGCCTACGACCGGGCGCTCGCCACCGACCCCAAGAGCGCGTTCGGCGGCATCGTCGCGCTGAACCGCGAGTGCGACGAGACCACCGCCGAGCAGGTTATCGACTCGTTCAAGGAAGTCGTGGTCGCGCCGGGGTACACCGACGCGGCGCTCGATACCCTCTTCGAGAAGGACAACCTGCGCGTGCTGGACGTGGGAGACGAGGAGAGCTTCGGCGAGATTTCCGAGACGACGACCGAGAAGGACCTCGTTGGCGGGCGACTCGTCCAAGAGCGCGACCTGCAAGCGCCGACCCGCGACGAGTTGGAGGTCGTCACCCAGAACGAACCCACCGACGACCAGTACGAGTCCCTGCTGTTCGCGTGGCAGACCATCAAGCACGTCAAGTCCAACGCCATCCTGTTCGCCGACGGAACCGAGACGGTCGGCGTCGGCGCGGGACAGGTCTCGCGAGTGGACGCCGTGGAGATTGCGAAGATGAAGGCCGGGAAGGACGCCGAAGGCAAGTCCGCCGAGGGCGCGGTGATGGCCTCGGACGCCTTCTTCCCGTTCCCGGACGCCATCGAAGCGGCGGCCGAGGCGGGCATCGAAGCCGTGATTCAACCCGGCGGGTCGGTCAACGACGACGACGTAATCGAGGCCGCCGACGAACACGGGATAGCGATGGTCTTCACCGGAAGCAGGTGCTTCCGGCACGACTGA
- a CDS encoding SHOCT domain-containing protein, which produces MGLLGDGRVRALLAGFVLSLFALLGIAAVGLLAAVSVLAQPTPTTPFVVALVEAVAPYVVAAVVVGGVSFLLLAWLSVAAVRRASMPRDDRLARLARLVERYSSEARQVGLADHFEPTTDDRIEELKRRYVEGELTELEYERRLQELMDEEGVSDERVRHERSRTDFEFER; this is translated from the coding sequence ATGGGACTGTTAGGCGACGGGAGAGTCAGGGCGTTGCTCGCGGGGTTCGTTCTCTCGCTGTTCGCGCTTCTGGGCATCGCCGCGGTCGGTCTGCTGGCGGCGGTATCGGTGCTTGCCCAACCCACCCCGACGACGCCGTTCGTCGTCGCGCTGGTCGAAGCGGTGGCCCCGTACGTCGTCGCCGCCGTCGTCGTCGGCGGCGTCTCGTTCCTCTTGCTAGCGTGGCTGTCGGTCGCGGCGGTCCGCCGGGCGTCGATGCCCCGCGACGACCGCCTCGCGCGCCTCGCCCGACTGGTCGAACGCTACTCGTCGGAGGCCCGGCAGGTGGGTCTGGCCGACCACTTCGAACCCACCACCGACGACCGCATCGAGGAGTTGAAACGGCGCTACGTCGAGGGCGAACTCACCGAACTGGAGTACGAGCGCCGCTTGCAGGAGTTGATGGACGAGGAGGGCGTCAGCGACGAACGCGTCCGCCACGAGCGGAGTCGGACGGACTTCGAGTTCGAGCGGTGA